The following are encoded together in the Roseivirga misakiensis genome:
- a CDS encoding sodium:proton antiporter: MKKRITFVIFLLMLGFTLPNVSLVAANSTPLHSTEILQDDHGKNGQNGHAQNDHGDSASDDHASSDDGHHGPPPGWTVIPFVLLLGMIATGPLFYEHFWHKNYPLIAVSLASLVVLYYLFALHDTHAPVHALAEYVQFIALLSSLYIASGGIMINVDKKATPMANVGLLIVGAVISNLIGTTGASMLLIRPFIRLNKGRIRPYHIIFFIFMVSNIGGALTPIGDPPLFLGFLKGVPFMWTLTHNVLPWAVALVILAVTFYFFDRRNKDTDLDLEPEVAFTNKTTIVGGKNFLWLTVIIAAVFIDPNVIDGVPAIVYDGQKFSFIREIIMLSVGYLSFKFANKKAIDGNEFNFEPIREVAFIFVGIFGTMMPALALVSEFAQSESGAALIGPNSLYWGTGFLSGFLDNAPTYLNFLAAALASEGGDISVIENVQAYAAGGTYDNSVVNLTAIAVGAVFFGAMTYIGNGPNFMVKSIAEQTGIHMPSFFGYILRYSIPILLPIFFVIWLIFFVL; this comes from the coding sequence ATGAAGAAACGCATTACTTTCGTAATATTCCTCCTTATGCTGGGCTTTACTTTGCCCAATGTAAGTTTGGTTGCGGCCAATAGTACCCCTCTTCATTCAACGGAAATATTGCAAGACGATCACGGGAAAAATGGTCAAAATGGTCATGCACAAAATGACCATGGAGACAGTGCCTCCGATGATCATGCTTCCAGCGATGACGGCCATCACGGGCCTCCTCCGGGATGGACAGTTATTCCATTCGTGTTGCTACTTGGCATGATTGCCACAGGGCCGCTTTTCTATGAGCACTTTTGGCATAAAAATTACCCGCTAATTGCAGTATCACTGGCCTCACTGGTGGTTTTGTATTATTTGTTTGCATTGCACGATACCCACGCACCGGTTCATGCATTGGCAGAATATGTACAGTTTATAGCCCTATTATCCTCTTTATACATCGCCTCCGGAGGGATCATGATTAATGTGGATAAGAAAGCAACGCCGATGGCGAATGTCGGATTATTGATCGTTGGAGCGGTTATTTCTAACCTGATTGGAACTACCGGTGCTTCTATGCTTTTGATCAGACCTTTTATTCGATTGAATAAAGGCCGAATAAGACCTTATCATATCATCTTCTTCATTTTTATGGTGAGTAATATTGGTGGCGCATTGACACCGATCGGTGATCCACCGCTTTTCCTAGGCTTTCTAAAAGGGGTTCCATTTATGTGGACGCTTACGCATAACGTACTGCCTTGGGCTGTAGCACTGGTCATTCTAGCTGTTACTTTCTATTTCTTCGATAGACGCAATAAGGATACGGATTTAGACTTGGAACCAGAAGTAGCATTCACCAATAAGACGACGATAGTTGGAGGGAAGAACTTTTTATGGTTAACTGTTATTATTGCCGCTGTTTTTATCGACCCTAATGTGATCGACGGTGTACCTGCGATTGTCTATGATGGACAGAAATTCTCTTTTATCCGTGAGATTATTATGCTCAGCGTCGGGTATTTGTCTTTCAAATTCGCTAACAAGAAAGCTATCGATGGAAATGAATTTAATTTCGAGCCGATTCGTGAGGTAGCCTTCATTTTCGTTGGAATATTTGGCACTATGATGCCTGCTTTGGCGCTTGTGAGTGAATTTGCACAGTCTGAATCAGGGGCGGCACTTATCGGCCCTAACTCTTTATATTGGGGCACAGGCTTCTTATCAGGCTTTTTGGACAATGCTCCAACATACCTCAACTTTTTAGCGGCTGCATTGGCATCAGAAGGTGGAGATATTAGCGTGATTGAAAATGTACAAGCTTACGCTGCTGGTGGCACTTATGACAATTCAGTGGTCAATTTAACGGCTATAGCTGTTGGTGCGGTTTTCTTCGGTGCTATGACTTACATCGGTAATGGCCCTAACTTTATGGTGAAGTCAATTGCTGAGCAAACGGGTATTCACATGCCGTCGTTTTTCGGTTATATACTTAGGTATTCTATCCCGATCTTATTGCCAATCTTTTTTGTGATTTGGCTCATCTTCTTCGTTTTGTAG
- a CDS encoding anhydro-N-acetylmuramic acid kinase has translation MLSQKQSSFLIIGVMSGTSLDGLDLVASRFTKNGDSWSYQIELAETIAYPDQLIDDLKEAFKFKKEDLSGLDKELGEFIGNSIRVFSKSLAKEVDFVASHGHTIHHDPANGYTLQIGSGNAIAEMCGYPVINNFRVNDVSLGGQGAPLVPIGDRDLFSEYQYCLNLGGIANITVIRGNDQVLAFDICPFNMALNFLANQLDLKFDEGGVLANEGQVNETLLEQLNQIDFLQKEAPKSLGFEDFSALWLPFLANSSFSTHDLMRTYIEHAAIQISKAIGSNESKERVLVTGGGAFHQTFVNRLKALSKREVVVPSDALINYKEALVFAYLGLLRFLKKPNCLASVTGAKRDNMGGDLYFFP, from the coding sequence ATGCTTTCTCAAAAACAATCTAGTTTTCTAATCATAGGCGTAATGTCTGGTACTTCGTTAGATGGTCTCGATCTAGTGGCGTCACGTTTTACAAAAAATGGTGATTCTTGGTCTTATCAAATCGAATTGGCTGAAACCATTGCATACCCCGATCAATTAATTGATGACCTAAAAGAGGCCTTTAAGTTTAAAAAAGAGGATTTATCAGGTTTAGATAAGGAATTGGGAGAATTCATTGGAAACTCGATTCGTGTTTTTTCGAAATCATTGGCCAAGGAAGTTGATTTTGTAGCCTCACACGGTCACACGATTCATCATGATCCAGCTAATGGCTACACGTTGCAAATTGGAAGTGGAAATGCTATTGCCGAAATGTGCGGTTATCCTGTGATCAACAATTTTAGGGTCAACGATGTGAGTCTGGGTGGCCAAGGAGCACCTTTGGTGCCTATTGGCGATAGAGACTTATTTTCAGAATATCAGTATTGCTTAAACTTAGGCGGTATTGCCAATATCACTGTGATTCGAGGAAATGATCAAGTGTTAGCTTTTGATATTTGCCCCTTTAATATGGCATTAAATTTTTTGGCCAATCAACTGGATTTGAAATTTGATGAAGGTGGGGTTTTGGCAAACGAAGGACAGGTGAATGAAACACTACTCGAACAATTGAATCAAATCGACTTCTTACAGAAAGAAGCACCGAAGTCGCTTGGCTTTGAAGATTTTAGTGCGCTTTGGCTACCATTTTTGGCCAACAGTTCTTTCTCTACTCATGATTTAATGCGAACCTATATTGAGCACGCTGCGATCCAAATAAGTAAAGCCATCGGTAGTAATGAGAGCAAGGAACGCGTTCTTGTCACGGGAGGTGGGGCTTTTCATCAAACATTTGTGAATAGGCTAAAAGCGCTTTCCAAAAGGGAAGTTGTCGTGCCTAGTGACGCTCTAATAAATTATAAAGAAGCGCTTGTTTTTGCCTATCTAGGGCTTTTGAGATTTTTGAAGAAGCCAAATTGCTTGGCCTCTGTTACTGGGGCGAAAAGAGATAATATGGGCGGCGATCTTTATTTTTTCCCCTAA
- a CDS encoding type III pantothenate kinase, whose translation MNLVIDFGNTNIKCAVFDTDHLRDTQTFKEISDVRAYINDHIYYQIGVCSVSHDPATIKAKIPELENALFLNHKTKTPLQINYNTPNTLGMDRLAAAVGGQALFPDTPLMIIDIGTCITYDYVSATGTYEGGIISPGIELRYKSMNDYTKNLPLLHDLDSESFIGKSTRSSMTSGVINGIAAEIQSHISQLLLNNADLKVIMTGGGSKTFESKIKSDIFVSLEIVLVGLNRVLEYNVE comes from the coding sequence ATGAATCTCGTAATCGATTTTGGAAACACCAATATAAAGTGTGCAGTTTTTGACACCGATCACCTGCGCGATACTCAAACTTTTAAGGAGATATCGGATGTTCGAGCTTACATCAACGACCATATATACTATCAGATTGGAGTTTGCAGCGTAAGTCATGACCCCGCGACCATCAAGGCAAAAATTCCTGAGTTAGAAAACGCCTTATTCCTAAATCATAAGACAAAGACACCACTTCAAATAAATTACAATACGCCCAACACATTGGGTATGGATAGGCTGGCTGCCGCTGTTGGTGGACAAGCGCTGTTTCCAGACACTCCATTAATGATTATCGACATCGGCACGTGTATTACTTATGACTACGTAAGTGCCACGGGAACATATGAGGGTGGCATTATTAGTCCCGGAATTGAGTTGAGGTACAAGTCCATGAACGACTACACAAAAAACCTACCGCTCCTCCACGACCTTGACAGCGAATCATTTATCGGTAAGTCTACACGCAGTAGTATGACCAGTGGCGTGATCAATGGAATAGCCGCCGAAATTCAGTCTCATATCTCACAATTATTGTTAAATAATGCTGATTTAAAGGTGATTATGACGGGTGGAGGCTCCAAAACGTTTGAATCTAAAATAAAATCTGACATCTTTGTCTCCCTCGAAATTGTGCTCGTTGGGTTGAATCGTGTTTTGGAATATAATGTGGAGTAA
- a CDS encoding porin family protein, which yields MFWNIMWSKTRIILALFWSFFLFNQAAAQYDQTSYSIIGIGNPNWGGYSQNALMGGVGVSYGSRLFLNNLNPALLASNQEAIFQLGSSFDIRSFTQDGNSYNSIAGGVKDFGLNLPIKYSKWNLGISLNPYSNVNYGFIDSNDGAGPEGSTPVVEVEGRGGIEELSVVNSFRIKNFQLGIKTSFLFGSIQKEDKFSLTGLTTTNFGDAVVNQTKSYHSVTFGVGGLYKLLLTPDSRLNIGATYSPEFTMRQNILATLENQTSGGAFISGDTLVNDRSDKKTISIPAKFGFGLSYEKFQKLTIGLDFLSQDWASYKDENGLAESGYGSAYRVALGGEFIPNYQAQKLFSVTSYRFGVHYEQTPFLVNNETIDDIGISIGASLPLNAFWGQAYLNFGTTFGRRGNVSNGLVRENYVKIHLGFSLQDATWFTRQKFN from the coding sequence GTGTTTTGGAATATAATGTGGAGTAAAACAAGAATTATATTAGCTCTTTTTTGGAGCTTCTTTTTATTTAATCAAGCTGCTGCTCAGTACGATCAGACCAGCTATTCCATTATTGGTATTGGAAACCCGAATTGGGGAGGTTACAGCCAAAACGCCCTCATGGGTGGCGTGGGTGTTTCTTATGGCTCTAGACTATTTCTCAACAACCTAAACCCCGCACTTTTGGCTTCTAACCAAGAAGCGATCTTCCAACTGGGGTCATCTTTCGACATCCGATCATTTACACAAGATGGAAACAGCTACAATTCCATTGCCGGGGGCGTGAAAGATTTTGGCCTGAACTTACCTATTAAATATTCCAAATGGAATCTAGGGATAAGCCTAAACCCATACTCAAATGTAAATTATGGCTTTATCGATAGTAACGATGGCGCCGGCCCAGAAGGCTCTACACCTGTGGTAGAAGTTGAAGGAAGAGGGGGTATAGAGGAGCTTTCGGTCGTCAACTCCTTTAGAATCAAAAATTTTCAACTTGGTATTAAAACCTCCTTCCTATTCGGTTCTATCCAAAAAGAAGATAAATTTTCCCTTACAGGTTTGACCACTACAAATTTTGGAGATGCCGTGGTAAATCAAACTAAAAGTTATCATAGCGTTACTTTTGGGGTAGGAGGACTATATAAACTTTTACTAACCCCAGACTCTCGTTTGAATATCGGTGCTACTTACAGTCCTGAATTCACCATGAGACAAAACATTTTGGCTACCCTAGAAAATCAAACCTCTGGAGGTGCCTTTATTTCTGGAGACACATTAGTAAATGACCGTTCAGATAAAAAAACCATTTCCATCCCCGCGAAGTTTGGATTTGGGCTTTCTTATGAAAAATTTCAAAAATTAACCATTGGCCTTGACTTCCTCTCTCAAGACTGGGCTAGCTACAAAGACGAGAATGGTCTTGCAGAAAGTGGTTATGGTAGCGCTTATCGTGTTGCTTTAGGGGGAGAATTTATACCAAACTATCAAGCCCAAAAGTTGTTTAGTGTAACTAGCTATAGGTTTGGTGTACATTATGAACAAACACCTTTTTTAGTGAATAACGAAACCATTGACGATATTGGCATCAGTATTGGAGCTTCGTTACCGCTAAACGCCTTTTGGGGGCAAGCTTACTTAAACTTTGGAACGACATTCGGTCGCCGAGGAAACGTTTCCAATGGATTAGTAAGAGAAAACTATGTTAAGATTCATTTAGGCTTTAGCTTACAAGACGCAACGTGGTTTACGAGACAAAAATTTAACTAA
- a CDS encoding tetratricopeptide repeat protein, whose amino-acid sequence MKLKALLLTAFLVLCSSLQAQFFWPENPEERSEAETLWTLFDDVYGQGDYEAAKPYLDQIIEKFPGLSTAVYINGLKVWKDTYKNSKDAAVKKETADKIMTLYEKRFDNFDGEKKKAIDRKAMDAFQYYYKDASKTQELLDLFEEAYELKGNDAYYPLGRYYMNMATFAYVRKVITDDDEVLRIYDRCTEHIDYQIAKSKNAGKSTNRQVAIKEFIDKKLADLKLVDCDFVVEKLVPEFEQDPDNAELANKIFAFAFEGGCTDADWFVKAAEKVFASNPQYGVGYLLGVKFGSEKDYDKSKSYFTQAAELTDDNTDKAKALKQVAATERIQGNKAEAKKFALQAAEVDPTLKEDMYTLIGDMIMGSDECDKKESQVTDRARFIAAHNYYIQGKNNLKAGQAREYFPTISDIFTEGKKEGDNLKVGCWIQTSVKLVRRPEQ is encoded by the coding sequence ATGAAACTGAAAGCACTACTATTGACTGCCTTTTTGGTATTGTGCTCTTCACTACAAGCACAGTTCTTTTGGCCAGAAAACCCAGAAGAGAGATCGGAAGCAGAAACATTATGGACCCTATTCGATGATGTTTATGGACAGGGTGACTACGAAGCTGCGAAACCTTATTTAGATCAAATCATAGAAAAATTTCCAGGCTTGAGTACAGCTGTTTACATCAATGGACTGAAAGTATGGAAGGATACTTATAAGAACTCCAAAGATGCAGCTGTGAAGAAAGAAACAGCTGACAAAATCATGACGCTTTATGAAAAGCGATTTGATAATTTCGACGGTGAAAAGAAGAAAGCGATAGACCGTAAGGCTATGGATGCTTTTCAATACTACTATAAAGACGCTAGCAAGACTCAGGAATTGCTAGACCTTTTTGAAGAAGCTTATGAGTTAAAAGGCAACGACGCTTACTATCCATTGGGTAGATACTACATGAACATGGCAACATTTGCCTATGTGAGAAAAGTGATCACTGATGATGACGAAGTTTTAAGAATTTACGATCGTTGTACAGAACACATTGACTACCAAATAGCAAAGTCGAAAAACGCCGGAAAAAGCACAAATCGCCAAGTAGCAATAAAAGAATTCATAGACAAAAAACTAGCAGACCTTAAGCTAGTAGACTGTGATTTTGTAGTTGAGAAACTAGTACCTGAATTCGAGCAAGATCCTGATAATGCTGAATTAGCCAACAAGATTTTTGCATTCGCTTTTGAAGGTGGATGTACCGATGCCGATTGGTTTGTTAAAGCAGCAGAAAAAGTATTCGCAAGTAATCCACAGTATGGTGTTGGATACTTATTAGGAGTGAAATTTGGTTCTGAAAAAGATTACGACAAGTCTAAGAGCTATTTTACACAAGCTGCCGAACTAACTGATGATAATACAGACAAAGCAAAAGCACTAAAGCAAGTAGCGGCGACTGAAAGAATCCAAGGCAACAAAGCTGAAGCCAAGAAGTTCGCACTTCAAGCAGCAGAAGTTGATCCTACTTTAAAAGAGGACATGTATACATTGATTGGAGACATGATTATGGGTAGCGATGAATGTGATAAAAAAGAGAGTCAAGTAACTGACAGAGCAAGATTTATTGCTGCACACAACTATTACATTCAAGGAAAGAACAACCTTAAAGCAGGACAAGCACGAGAATATTTCCCTACGATTAGTGATATATTTACGGAAGGAAAGAAAGAAGGAGATAACCTAAAAGTTGGTTGCTGGATTCAAACAAGCGTTAAACTGGTAAGAAGACCAGAACAATAA
- the lptC gene encoding LPS export ABC transporter periplasmic protein LptC produces MKRLITYCFIAIVFTLVAGCSQDDAKLSEMEEYTGPSFESENVVIKLTEATVVKVIMKGKKQLQFQNGDIEFPEGLEVTFFDENGEKTTILTAQKGFKSATDNLYRANGDVVVRNLIKEETLRTEELFWNPETKKIFTDKFVTVQTLTDIIPAEGLTAPQDFSTYQFIKPKNGEFQFEDN; encoded by the coding sequence ATGAAACGACTTATTACATATTGCTTTATAGCTATTGTATTCACATTAGTAGCTGGATGCTCTCAAGATGACGCTAAACTTAGCGAAATGGAAGAGTACACAGGCCCTTCATTCGAATCAGAGAATGTAGTGATTAAGCTAACTGAAGCTACAGTAGTTAAGGTCATCATGAAGGGCAAAAAACAACTTCAATTCCAAAATGGAGATATAGAATTTCCGGAAGGTCTTGAAGTGACTTTCTTTGACGAAAACGGAGAAAAAACAACCATCCTAACCGCTCAAAAAGGGTTTAAATCAGCAACAGACAACTTGTATCGGGCCAATGGTGATGTAGTTGTTAGAAATCTAATTAAAGAAGAAACGCTCAGAACAGAAGAACTATTTTGGAACCCAGAAACGAAGAAAATCTTCACAGATAAGTTCGTAACAGTCCAAACACTCACAGACATTATACCAGCTGAAGGGCTTACAGCCCCACAAGATTTTTCTACCTATCAATTCATTAAGCCGAAAAACGGCGAATTCCAATTTGAAGACAATTGA
- a CDS encoding hemolysin family protein, whose product MDPYQLSIIAICLIFSAFFSGTEIAFVSASKLQIELQNQQGKLSGKILSFFTQRPSRLINTALVGNTVALVIYGIYMAAVLEPIIADLLPESINTTSSVVILQTIASTIIVLFTAEFTPKSIFLINPNSLLNILAVPLFIIFCLMLIPVWIIEQMSKFIIIYVLRQTYAEDRQVFGLTDLGNYIKRNTHEDVKQVNVEVDTKIFNNALEFKTVRVRECMIPRTEISAVDIEDNIEELKQEFLESSHTKVLVHKGNIDEIIGYCHVLELFKKPQDIESILTPIIIVPETMLANELMIQFIQERKSLALVVDEFGGTSGIVSLEDVIEEIFGEIQDEHDDDEDWVEQKLDDDKYILSARHEIDYLNDKFHWYIPEGDYDTLGGFILSITEDIPTVDDVIDFETFDIKIISMEDARIDNVLFRLK is encoded by the coding sequence ATGGACCCCTATCAATTATCCATCATAGCGATCTGTTTGATTTTTTCCGCTTTCTTTTCAGGAACGGAAATCGCCTTTGTTAGTGCCAGCAAACTGCAAATAGAACTACAAAACCAGCAAGGCAAATTAAGCGGCAAAATCCTTTCATTCTTTACACAGAGACCCTCTAGGTTAATCAATACTGCACTAGTGGGAAATACCGTCGCGCTAGTTATTTATGGTATTTACATGGCCGCTGTGCTTGAACCTATCATTGCCGATCTATTACCAGAAAGCATAAACACAACAAGTTCAGTGGTAATTCTGCAAACCATCGCATCCACAATCATCGTCTTGTTCACGGCCGAGTTTACGCCTAAAAGTATTTTCCTCATTAACCCAAACAGCCTTTTGAACATATTGGCTGTCCCATTATTCATCATTTTCTGCCTAATGCTCATTCCCGTTTGGATCATTGAGCAAATGTCCAAATTCATAATCATTTATGTACTCAGACAAACATACGCTGAAGACAGACAAGTTTTTGGTTTAACAGATCTCGGTAATTACATCAAGAGAAATACACATGAAGATGTAAAACAGGTCAATGTTGAAGTAGACACCAAGATTTTTAATAATGCCCTAGAATTCAAAACCGTGCGCGTTCGGGAGTGCATGATTCCTAGAACGGAGATTTCAGCGGTAGATATTGAAGATAACATTGAGGAATTGAAACAAGAGTTCTTGGAAAGTAGCCACACAAAAGTCTTGGTGCACAAGGGAAATATTGATGAAATCATTGGTTACTGCCATGTCCTAGAGCTATTTAAAAAGCCGCAAGATATCGAGAGCATTCTCACCCCAATTATTATTGTTCCAGAAACAATGCTGGCCAACGAATTGATGATTCAATTCATCCAAGAAAGAAAAAGCTTAGCCTTGGTGGTAGATGAGTTCGGTGGTACGTCTGGAATTGTAAGCTTGGAAGATGTAATCGAAGAGATTTTTGGCGAAATCCAAGATGAGCACGACGATGATGAAGACTGGGTAGAACAAAAGCTCGATGACGACAAATATATTCTTAGTGCGCGGCATGAAATAGACTACCTCAACGACAAATTCCACTGGTATATTCCTGAAGGTGATTATGATACACTCGGTGGATTTATACTCTCCATTACCGAAGATATTCCAACCGTCGACGATGTGATCGACTTCGAGACTTTCGACATTAAAATTATCAGTATGGAAGATGCGAGGATCGATAATGTTCTCTTCCGACTCAAATAA
- a CDS encoding peptidylprolyl isomerase gives MAIINTLREKMGKLLVVVVGFSILAFVLTDFLSQNSSLFGNSRNVGVIDGEEVSQEVFATYVQNATAGYGATTPQFTQLIRDNIWNSMVANTAYSNKLNELGLEIGNNERVDMVQGKNISQSMNDFFLRNLGANDVPSIKTFLSQLNLYDPRVQAAFANAEQQAMFERTIEKFENMLAKTEYATLADAKKAYQEQLAFADVDYLYVPYATVTDTQIGQVTDAEIREYLSANKDDFKVEETRDIDYVSFPVIPSSSDSADYMADMESYKRQLESSQNDSTYATSITEQGVGFATYDPTALPLQIADNLSSLKVGDVVGPELSNGIYTLHKLSGVVPTDSEFARASQIVFNTGGLSASDKAGVRKTANDVLRRARNGESFGDLAREFSQGAYNNVGGDMGWIKKGDTKSADIESAVFSARRKGIVRRLVETDNNIYIVNVTETKIQNRYKVAQIIVELTPSQATIDKVYRESGLFASNAKSISAFDDYVSEKGYTRFSGVEINRDAISIGRMNNARQIVSWLYGEASVGDVKNFDLDNEYVVAVYRNKTEEGTKSLDAARSEITDILRKEKKAEYIMAKLNGLSGSISEMAKSYGNEAIVLNNPTLKLADNSLPNAGIAPEAIGAAFALKNPGEKTAPHKVDNQGVVIIELKSMSEASEIGDYTSYENQIIQDAYNAIKTLLRESVIDKVEVVDERYKYY, from the coding sequence ATGGCAATAATTAATACGCTTCGTGAGAAAATGGGAAAACTACTCGTAGTAGTAGTTGGGTTCTCAATCTTAGCCTTTGTACTAACCGACTTTTTAAGCCAAAATTCTAGCTTGTTTGGTAATAGTAGAAATGTAGGTGTGATTGACGGAGAAGAAGTTTCACAAGAAGTATTCGCAACGTACGTTCAAAACGCAACTGCTGGTTACGGTGCTACTACTCCTCAATTTACGCAGCTAATTAGAGATAATATTTGGAACAGCATGGTTGCAAATACCGCGTACTCTAATAAGCTAAACGAACTAGGATTAGAAATTGGAAATAACGAAAGAGTTGACATGGTTCAGGGAAAGAATATTTCTCAGAGCATGAACGACTTCTTCCTACGAAACCTTGGGGCTAATGATGTACCCTCTATCAAAACATTCTTAAGCCAGCTAAACCTTTATGACCCACGTGTTCAAGCGGCTTTTGCCAATGCAGAGCAGCAAGCCATGTTCGAAAGAACTATCGAGAAGTTCGAAAACATGTTGGCAAAAACAGAGTACGCTACGCTGGCAGATGCCAAAAAAGCTTATCAAGAACAGCTAGCTTTTGCCGATGTAGATTACCTATACGTGCCTTACGCAACAGTAACGGATACTCAAATAGGACAGGTAACAGACGCGGAAATCCGTGAATACCTTTCAGCGAATAAAGATGATTTTAAAGTAGAGGAAACACGAGATATCGACTACGTTTCATTCCCAGTTATTCCTTCTTCTTCTGACTCTGCTGATTACATGGCAGACATGGAAAGCTACAAAAGACAATTAGAATCAAGCCAAAACGATTCTACTTATGCAACTAGTATTACGGAGCAAGGTGTTGGGTTTGCAACTTACGACCCGACCGCTTTACCACTACAAATAGCTGATAACTTATCGTCTTTAAAAGTTGGAGATGTAGTTGGCCCTGAGCTAAGCAATGGTATTTACACATTGCACAAGCTTTCAGGAGTAGTACCTACCGATAGCGAATTCGCAAGAGCAAGTCAGATTGTATTCAATACTGGCGGCCTATCTGCCTCTGACAAAGCGGGTGTTAGAAAAACAGCCAATGACGTTTTAAGAAGAGCAAGAAACGGTGAATCTTTCGGAGATTTAGCTAGAGAATTTAGCCAAGGTGCTTACAACAATGTAGGTGGCGACATGGGCTGGATCAAGAAAGGTGATACAAAATCAGCCGACATCGAATCAGCAGTATTCAGTGCAAGAAGAAAAGGCATTGTTAGAAGGTTAGTAGAAACTGATAACAACATTTACATAGTAAACGTAACGGAGACTAAAATTCAGAACAGATACAAAGTTGCTCAAATCATAGTAGAGCTTACGCCATCTCAAGCGACTATCGACAAGGTTTACAGAGAATCTGGTTTGTTTGCTAGCAATGCAAAAAGCATTAGCGCATTCGATGATTATGTAAGTGAAAAAGGATACACAAGATTTAGTGGTGTTGAAATCAACAGAGATGCGATTTCAATCGGCCGTATGAACAACGCCAGACAAATTGTTTCTTGGTTATACGGAGAAGCATCAGTTGGAGACGTTAAAAACTTTGATCTTGATAATGAGTATGTAGTAGCTGTATACAGAAATAAAACTGAAGAAGGCACTAAATCTCTTGATGCTGCTAGATCTGAGATCACAGATATTTTAAGAAAAGAGAAAAAGGCCGAATATATCATGGCCAAGCTCAATGGTCTTTCAGGCTCTATCTCTGAAATGGCAAAATCTTATGGAAATGAGGCTATTGTATTAAACAACCCAACACTTAAATTGGCAGACAACAGCCTTCCAAATGCAGGTATTGCTCCTGAAGCGATCGGTGCTGCATTTGCGCTTAAGAATCCAGGAGAAAAAACAGCCCCTCACAAGGTAGATAACCAAGGTGTTGTCATCATTGAACTGAAATCAATGTCTGAAGCTTCAGAAATCGGTGATTATACCTCTTACGAAAATCAAATCATTCAAGACGCTTACAACGCTATTAAAACTTTACTGAGAGAATCGGTGATTGATAAAGTTGAAGTGGTCGATGAACGTTACAAATACTATTAA
- a CDS encoding DUF493 domain-containing protein yields MNDYTTSEFKKKLDDIHDFPTVYMFKFIVTEDKTEAVDKLFPNSSLNYKPSSKGKYVSVTASVMMPSSDRVIEIYKEAKKIEGIIAL; encoded by the coding sequence ATGAACGACTATACAACATCGGAATTCAAAAAGAAACTAGACGATATACACGACTTCCCTACCGTGTATATGTTTAAGTTTATTGTCACAGAAGACAAAACAGAAGCGGTAGATAAGCTCTTTCCAAATAGCAGCCTTAACTATAAACCGTCTAGCAAAGGAAAGTACGTAAGCGTAACGGCAAGCGTGATGATGCCTTCAAGCGATCGTGTGATAGAGATTTATAAAGAGGCCAAAAAGATAGAAGGGATTATTGCACTTTAA